One Bacillus solimangrovi DNA segment encodes these proteins:
- a CDS encoding acetoin utilization AcuB family protein: MIVEEIMSTEIITLHMHDTIEKACELIYSKPIRHLPIVDNESHVVGIVSDRDIRDVSPSIFHSEEHKEDLQKPIASIMTQDVLTAHPLDFVEDICSLFYEHQIGCLPIVSEGKLVGIVTETDMLHTLVKLTGADQPSSLLEIKVKNRAGVLTDVASVFRRNKINIISVLVYPAKSDNYKILIFRVQTMNPMSVISELKTDGHEVLWPNLPGVSS; this comes from the coding sequence GTGATTGTGGAAGAAATAATGAGTACAGAAATTATCACTTTGCATATGCATGACACAATCGAAAAAGCTTGTGAGTTAATATATTCTAAACCGATACGGCATCTACCAATAGTAGATAACGAGTCACACGTTGTTGGAATCGTTTCTGATCGAGATATTCGTGATGTAAGCCCGTCTATCTTCCATTCTGAAGAGCACAAAGAAGACTTGCAAAAACCGATTGCTAGTATCATGACTCAAGATGTGCTTACAGCTCATCCACTTGATTTTGTCGAAGATATTTGTTCTTTATTCTATGAACATCAAATTGGCTGCTTACCAATTGTTTCTGAGGGTAAACTTGTAGGTATTGTAACAGAAACGGACATGTTACATACATTAGTTAAACTAACAGGTGCAGATCAACCTAGCTCTTTATTAGAAATTAAAGTAAAGAACAGAGCAGGGGTATTAACCGATGTCGCCTCTGTGTTTCGAAGAAATAAAATCAATATTATTAGCGTATTAGTGTATCCCGCTAAATCAGATAATTACAAAATACTTATATTTAGAGTTCAAACAATGAATCCTATGAGTGTCATTAGTGAACTAAAAACAGATGGACATGAAGTACTCTGGCCGAACCTTCCGGGGGTTTCATCATGA
- a CDS encoding acetoin utilization protein AcuC has translation MSHQSVYVLSEEYQKYNFGNDHPFNQIRVKLTTSLLQQMGKLNDSDVISARQASFEELALIHDPHYIAAVQKAGSGELPEDIGLNYGIGTEDTPIFKDMHEATSAVVGGTLVAADYVMQGKAAHALNLGGGLHHGFQGKASGFCIYNDASVAIKYIQEKYGARVLYVDTDAHHGDGVQWSFYDDPNVCTYSIHETGRYLFPGTGNINERGHSKGYGYSFNIPLDAFTEDESWLEAYETSLREVAAFFKPDVILTQNGADAHYLDPLTHLSSTIEIYKKIPKIAHDIAHEYCNGRWIAVGGGGYDIWRVVPRAWAMIWLEMTDCLDNNTVGALPNEWITQWQEHSPVMLPTVWEDPDNLYKPIPRKLEIEEKNALTVEKALHPIRKRNTSPLSHT, from the coding sequence ATGAGCCACCAATCCGTATATGTCCTTTCAGAAGAGTATCAGAAGTATAACTTTGGGAATGATCATCCCTTCAACCAGATTCGAGTAAAATTAACAACTAGCCTATTACAACAAATGGGAAAGTTAAATGACTCTGATGTCATCTCAGCAAGGCAAGCTTCTTTCGAGGAGCTTGCTCTTATACATGATCCTCATTATATCGCAGCTGTCCAAAAAGCTGGTTCAGGAGAACTGCCTGAAGACATAGGCTTAAATTATGGCATTGGTACTGAAGATACCCCCATTTTTAAAGATATGCATGAGGCGACTTCAGCTGTAGTTGGGGGAACACTAGTAGCAGCAGATTATGTGATGCAAGGCAAAGCTGCTCATGCACTTAATCTTGGAGGAGGTCTTCACCACGGCTTTCAAGGTAAAGCATCTGGTTTTTGCATTTATAATGATGCTTCGGTTGCAATAAAATATATACAAGAAAAGTATGGAGCTCGCGTACTTTATGTAGATACAGATGCTCATCACGGTGATGGTGTACAATGGTCGTTCTACGATGATCCAAATGTGTGTACATACTCCATTCATGAAACTGGACGTTATTTATTTCCTGGGACAGGAAATATAAATGAGCGAGGACATAGTAAAGGTTATGGATACTCATTCAACATTCCATTAGATGCCTTTACTGAAGATGAATCTTGGTTAGAAGCATATGAAACCTCCCTTAGAGAAGTTGCTGCGTTTTTTAAACCAGATGTAATTCTAACCCAAAATGGTGCAGATGCTCACTACTTAGATCCACTAACACACCTCTCATCAACAATAGAAATCTATAAAAAAATCCCAAAAATTGCTCATGATATTGCTCATGAATATTGCAACGGAAGATGGATTGCAGTCGGGGGCGGAGGTTATGATATATGGAGAGTTGTACCTCGTGCTTGGGCAATGATTTGGCTTGAGATGACTGACTGTTTAGATAATAATACTGTCGGAGCACTTCCTAATGAGTGGATAACACAATGGCAAGAACACTCTCCAGTGATGCTTCCTACCGTTTGGGAAGATCCAGATAACCTTTATAAACCAATTCCAAGAAAGCTAGAAATAGAAGAAAAAAATGCACTAACTGTTGAGAAAGCGTTACACCCTATTCGAAAACGAAATACGTCACCACTAAGCCATACCTAA
- the motS gene encoding flagellar motor protein MotS yields the protein MRRKNQQRQAKGAPKWMVTFSDMMMLILVFFVLLFSMSQIDAQKFRAVAESFNEKVIFDFYPSMIPMIDPASQEDETKQHIEEETNAGEGEQDQLGELLNEIESFLAENGMENVVAANRNERGVVLVLQEQVLFNTGEAVLLESAKPFLNKVGTLLTNVPNPVKVEGHTDNRPISTVRYPSNWELSGARSSSVIRYLLREHGLDAKRFTSIGYGDTRPLAANNSQENWQKNRRVEIVISDPTYSEENNY from the coding sequence ATGAGGCGTAAAAACCAACAAAGACAAGCCAAAGGTGCTCCTAAATGGATGGTCACGTTTTCTGACATGATGATGTTAATTTTGGTTTTTTTCGTCTTGTTATTTTCAATGTCACAAATCGATGCACAAAAGTTTCGAGCTGTAGCAGAATCTTTTAATGAAAAAGTAATTTTTGATTTTTATCCATCAATGATTCCAATGATTGATCCTGCTAGTCAAGAAGATGAAACGAAGCAACATATTGAAGAAGAGACAAATGCAGGTGAAGGTGAACAAGATCAATTAGGTGAACTATTAAATGAAATTGAATCTTTTTTAGCTGAAAATGGCATGGAAAATGTTGTTGCAGCAAATCGTAATGAACGAGGTGTTGTTCTCGTATTACAAGAGCAAGTCCTTTTCAATACGGGTGAAGCTGTTTTGTTAGAATCAGCAAAACCATTTTTAAATAAAGTTGGGACCCTTTTAACTAATGTTCCTAATCCAGTAAAAGTAGAAGGACATACAGATAATCGTCCAATATCGACTGTTCGATACCCTTCAAACTGGGAATTATCAGGAGCAAGGTCTAGTAGTGTCATTAGATACTTGTTAAGAGAGCATGGTTTAGATGCTAAACGATTTACTTCAATTGGATATGGAGATACTAGACCACTTGCAGCAAATAATTCTCAAGAAAATTGGCAGAAAAACAGACGAGTAGAAATTGTGATCTCAGATCCTACCTATAGTGAAGAAAACAATTACTAA
- a CDS encoding transglycosylase domain-containing protein, whose product MEFKKNKVQKTARITYKVFWNLTLIFAVLILTTASFAGGVGAGYFASLVKDEPIRSEDDMKKDIYNYEETTELYFANNVYLGKLRSDLEREEVAISDVSDYLKQAIIATEDEYFNEHNGVVPKAILRALYQEFTNAAVQTGGSTLTQQLIKNQILTNEVSFERKAKEILLALRLERFFEKEEILEAYLNVVPFGRNSSGRNIAGIQTASQGVFGVDAKDLNLAQAAYLAGLPQSPSGYTPFTNRGEVKDSIEPSLNRMQKVLDRMLSVGDITKAQYEEALNYDILANLVEPKSNPIQEYPWLTYEIERRAQKLLTLHLAAQDGYTEKDLEKSDVLYQEYYLKSDKSLRQDGYRIYSTIDKEIYDKMQEIKNNYAFYGYDKPEMGIDPETGEKERILEPVEVGGMLIENQTGKIVSFIGGRDHEIEQLNHATLAKRSNGSTMKPLLVYAPAMELGMIQPGSILPDIPVAIPTGSGTWKPENYGGAVHGFTSARNALARSYNIPVARIYADLINQNPTDFLKQMGFTSLTKNDPYHLSLALGGLEQGVTIEENTNAYATFANNGKFVDAYMIDKIETGDGEVVYEHEVTKTDVFSPQTTYLTIDMLRDVISSGTAAGLPARMKFNADWAGKTGTSQDYKDAWFVATNPNVTFGLWMGYDTPKPLDRYYKGFSYSQRNLKLWAELMNATYDIDPELVAPSHSFERPEGIVSRSYCAISGMLPSDLCEQAGLVRSDIFNTQFGRSQVDDTLEIGKYVTINDKHYRVPENAPSEFVNEGIMLKESYIEEEGFTKLSSINSLIPNSSDWSKLIIPEKEILTDDGNVPSVVTGLNVNDNQLSWSKLENKDILGYRIYRADNSLSEYKLIGQTNDIGYLTTQNSGNYYVTAVDITNNESLPSNTVSIGTANSDSDSITLPTETNTPIIIDDDLDIIAPPTETEEID is encoded by the coding sequence ATGGAATTTAAAAAGAACAAAGTGCAAAAAACTGCACGTATTACATATAAAGTCTTTTGGAATCTCACCCTCATTTTTGCTGTTCTCATATTAACCACCGCAAGTTTTGCCGGCGGAGTTGGTGCAGGCTATTTCGCATCACTAGTTAAAGATGAACCAATTCGCAGTGAAGATGACATGAAAAAGGACATCTACAACTATGAAGAAACAACTGAACTTTATTTTGCCAATAATGTTTATTTAGGGAAGCTTCGCTCAGACTTAGAGAGAGAAGAAGTAGCTATTTCAGATGTGTCAGATTATCTAAAGCAAGCCATTATTGCTACTGAAGACGAGTATTTTAATGAGCATAATGGTGTTGTTCCTAAAGCAATCCTCCGTGCCTTGTACCAAGAATTCACTAATGCAGCAGTACAAACAGGTGGCAGCACCCTCACTCAACAATTGATCAAAAATCAAATTCTTACAAATGAAGTATCATTTGAACGAAAAGCAAAAGAAATCTTGCTCGCTCTTCGATTAGAACGCTTTTTTGAAAAAGAAGAGATCTTAGAAGCATATTTAAATGTCGTACCCTTTGGAAGAAATTCATCAGGTCGAAACATAGCAGGTATACAAACAGCATCTCAAGGAGTCTTTGGTGTTGATGCTAAAGATTTGAACCTTGCACAAGCCGCATACCTTGCTGGCTTACCACAAAGCCCTTCTGGCTACACACCTTTCACAAACAGGGGTGAAGTTAAGGACAGCATTGAACCTAGCTTAAACCGCATGCAAAAGGTCTTAGATCGAATGTTATCTGTCGGTGATATTACTAAAGCTCAATATGAAGAAGCCCTCAACTATGATATTCTAGCAAACTTAGTAGAGCCTAAATCAAATCCTATACAAGAATACCCTTGGTTAACCTATGAAATTGAAAGACGTGCCCAAAAGTTGTTAACACTTCATTTAGCAGCACAAGATGGTTATACAGAAAAAGATTTAGAGAAAAGTGACGTTCTTTATCAAGAATATTATTTGAAATCTGACAAGAGCCTTCGCCAAGATGGTTATCGTATTTATTCTACAATAGACAAAGAAATCTACGATAAAATGCAAGAGATAAAAAACAATTATGCCTTCTACGGATATGATAAACCTGAGATGGGGATTGACCCAGAAACTGGTGAGAAGGAACGAATTCTAGAACCAGTCGAGGTTGGAGGCATGTTGATCGAAAACCAAACTGGGAAAATTGTCAGTTTTATCGGTGGTCGAGATCATGAAATAGAACAATTAAATCACGCAACACTAGCTAAACGTTCAAATGGTTCTACGATGAAACCACTACTTGTCTATGCACCAGCAATGGAATTAGGAATGATTCAGCCAGGTTCTATCCTTCCTGATATACCTGTAGCTATTCCAACAGGAAGTGGTACGTGGAAGCCTGAAAATTATGGTGGTGCTGTTCATGGTTTCACATCTGCAAGAAATGCACTTGCACGCTCATACAATATTCCAGTTGCCCGTATTTACGCAGATCTTATCAACCAAAACCCTACTGACTTTTTAAAGCAAATGGGATTTACATCGTTAACAAAGAATGATCCTTACCATCTATCTCTCGCACTTGGGGGATTAGAACAAGGTGTTACAATTGAAGAAAATACCAATGCCTATGCTACATTTGCCAACAATGGGAAATTCGTTGATGCTTATATGATTGATAAAATTGAAACAGGTGATGGTGAAGTTGTTTACGAACATGAAGTAACTAAAACAGACGTTTTTTCACCACAAACTACGTACTTAACGATCGATATGTTACGTGATGTTATTTCAAGTGGAACGGCCGCAGGGCTTCCTGCACGTATGAAATTCAATGCAGACTGGGCAGGAAAGACAGGAACATCTCAGGATTATAAAGATGCATGGTTTGTTGCAACTAATCCTAACGTTACATTTGGATTATGGATGGGGTATGATACACCGAAACCGCTTGACAGATATTATAAAGGTTTTTCATATTCACAACGTAACCTAAAGTTATGGGCAGAATTAATGAATGCCACTTATGATATAGATCCTGAACTCGTTGCACCTAGTCATTCGTTTGAACGTCCTGAGGGGATCGTAAGTCGATCTTATTGTGCTATTTCAGGTATGCTTCCTAGTGATTTATGTGAGCAAGCTGGTCTAGTAAGATCAGATATTTTTAATACGCAATTTGGACGTTCTCAAGTAGACGATACTCTTGAAATAGGAAAGTATGTAACGATAAACGATAAACATTACAGAGTCCCAGAGAATGCACCTAGCGAATTTGTAAATGAAGGTATTATGTTAAAAGAGAGCTACATTGAGGAAGAAGGATTCACGAAATTAAGTTCAATTAATAGCCTAATACCAAACAGTTCAGATTGGAGTAAACTAATTATTCCAGAAAAAGAAATATTAACGGATGACGGTAATGTGCCATCTGTCGTAACAGGACTAAATGTTAACGACAACCAATTGAGTTGGAGTAAACTGGAAAATAAAGATATTCTAGGATATCGTATTTATAGAGCGGATAATTCACTAAGTGAGTATAAGTTAATTGGACAGACAAATGACATAGGTTATCTAACTACACAAAATAGTGGCAACTATTATGTTACAGCTGTAGATATAACAAACAATGAATCTTTGCCTTCAAATACTGTTTCAATCGGTACAGCTAATAGTGATTCTGATTCAATTACACTACCGACAGAAACAAACACACCAATTATTATTGATGATGATCTTGACATTATTGCTCCTCCAACAGAAACAGAAGAAATAGATTAA
- a CDS encoding GNAT family N-acetyltransferase, with translation MKHPKIYNAKELKTTEGTLIIEGPIHPETLQSYEYHEDLVAFRRPKEQFKALIEIAGLEEGRILIARHRNTIVGYVTFLHPDPLERWSEGNMEDLIELGAIEVIPKFRGSGVGKHLLQVSMMDDAMEDYIIITTEYYWHWDLKGTGLNVWDYRKVMEKMMNAGGLIWYATDEPEISSHPANCLMARIGSRVSSDSIQKFDQLRFTNRFMY, from the coding sequence ATGAAACACCCTAAAATTTATAATGCAAAGGAACTAAAAACAACAGAAGGAACATTAATTATTGAAGGGCCAATTCATCCTGAAACTCTACAATCCTATGAATATCATGAAGATTTGGTTGCCTTTAGAAGACCGAAGGAACAATTCAAAGCATTGATCGAAATTGCAGGGTTAGAAGAAGGTAGAATCTTAATTGCGCGCCACCGCAATACAATTGTCGGTTATGTCACGTTCCTACACCCTGATCCTCTCGAGCGTTGGTCAGAGGGAAATATGGAAGATTTGATTGAACTTGGTGCCATCGAAGTTATTCCAAAATTTCGTGGTTCAGGTGTTGGTAAGCATCTTCTTCAAGTATCAATGATGGACGATGCAATGGAAGATTATATCATTATTACAACAGAGTATTACTGGCATTGGGATTTAAAAGGAACAGGACTAAATGTATGGGATTATCGGAAGGTAATGGAGAAAATGATGAATGCTGGTGGTCTAATTTGGTACGCGACAGATGAACCAGAAATTAGCTCTCATCCAGCAAACTGCCTAATGGCTCGAATCGGTAGTCGTGTTTCATCTGATTCTATTCAGAAGTTTGATCAACTTCGCTTCACAAATCGCTTTATGTATTAA
- the tyrS gene encoding tyrosine--tRNA ligase: MDLLKDLEFRGLINQATDMEGLRKQLNEEMTTLYCGFDPTADSLHIGHLLPILMLRRFQEAGHQPIALVGGATGLIGDPSGKKAERTLNTQDIVEQWSDKIKGQLSRFLDFEAGENVALVANNYDWIGEMSVVEFLRDIGKNFGLNYMLAKDTVKSRIETGISFTEFSYMILQSLDFLKLNEKTNCTLQIGGSDQWGNITAGLELIRKSKGEEAKVFGLTVPLVTKSDGSKFGKTEGGAIWLDPDKTTPYEFYQFWINVDDRDVVKFIKYFTFLSHEEIERLSEAVEAAPEQREAQKMLAQEMVTLIHGQEAYEQAVRISEALFSGNIKDLSAEEIEQGFKGVPSYKCEDKEMGLLDLLVTAKISPSKRQGREDINNGAIYINGERCQEIDYKLSVQDRIEDKFTVIRRGKKKYFLIKF; encoded by the coding sequence ATGGATTTGTTAAAAGATTTAGAATTCAGAGGATTAATCAATCAAGCGACAGATATGGAAGGTTTACGAAAGCAATTGAATGAAGAGATGACTACGTTATACTGCGGTTTTGATCCAACTGCAGATAGTTTACACATTGGTCATTTATTACCAATCTTAATGTTACGTCGTTTTCAAGAAGCGGGACATCAACCAATTGCACTTGTTGGTGGGGCGACAGGTTTGATTGGTGACCCCAGTGGTAAAAAAGCAGAACGTACGTTAAATACACAAGATATTGTTGAACAATGGAGCGATAAAATTAAAGGGCAGCTTTCACGTTTTTTAGATTTTGAAGCCGGAGAGAATGTTGCACTTGTAGCAAATAATTATGATTGGATCGGGGAAATGAGTGTTGTAGAGTTTCTTCGAGATATCGGTAAGAATTTTGGATTGAATTATATGTTAGCTAAGGATACAGTTAAGTCTCGTATCGAAACTGGCATTTCATTCACAGAATTTAGTTATATGATCTTACAATCATTAGATTTTCTTAAGCTTAATGAAAAGACAAATTGCACACTTCAAATTGGCGGAAGTGACCAATGGGGAAACATTACAGCTGGTTTAGAGTTAATTCGTAAATCAAAAGGTGAAGAAGCGAAGGTGTTTGGCTTAACAGTTCCATTAGTTACGAAGAGTGACGGTTCAAAATTTGGAAAAACTGAAGGTGGAGCTATTTGGTTAGATCCAGATAAGACGACTCCTTATGAGTTTTACCAATTTTGGATTAATGTAGATGATCGTGATGTAGTGAAATTTATAAAGTATTTCACATTCTTGTCACATGAAGAAATAGAACGATTATCTGAAGCTGTTGAAGCAGCACCAGAGCAACGAGAAGCTCAAAAAATGTTAGCGCAGGAAATGGTGACACTTATTCATGGTCAAGAGGCATATGAGCAAGCTGTGCGCATTTCAGAAGCATTATTCAGTGGTAATATTAAAGACTTATCAGCTGAAGAAATCGAACAAGGTTTCAAGGGTGTTCCATCATATAAATGTGAAGATAAAGAAATGGGGTTATTAGATTTACTTGTTACTGCAAAAATCTCTCCTTCTAAACGTCAGGGCAGAGAAGATATTAATAATGGAGCAATTTATATTAACGGTGAGCGTTGTCAAGAAATTGATTACAAATTATCAGTACAAGATAGAATTGAAGATAAGTTTACTGTAATTCGACGTGGCAAGAAAAAATATTTCTTAATTAAATTTTAA
- the motP gene encoding flagellar motor protein MotP has product MKKFDILTPLGIVVGLAMMLLGIFSSGGTGGLLSFFQVSSIFIVVGGVAGALLINYNLNELQITFKVMKEAFNKDQQDARTLIQTFVKLSDKARREGLLALETEMEDIEDKFIRKGILLAVDGIEPDVIGDILNAEISAMEERHRKGRGILEKAGEYAPAWGMIGTLIGLILMLRNLSDPSTLGPNMAIALLTTLYGSLLANLVFLPMAAKLANKSEEEVFMKQIIVEGVIGVQSGQNPKILEEKLSAFLPADQRNFDEEEVENDILGETVNEA; this is encoded by the coding sequence ATGAAAAAATTTGACATTCTAACCCCGTTAGGAATAGTTGTCGGACTAGCTATGATGCTATTAGGAATTTTCTCAAGCGGTGGTACTGGTGGTTTATTAAGTTTTTTTCAAGTGTCTTCTATTTTTATCGTAGTTGGTGGTGTAGCTGGTGCATTACTAATAAACTACAATTTGAATGAGCTCCAGATTACTTTTAAAGTTATGAAAGAAGCATTTAACAAAGATCAGCAAGATGCTAGAACGTTGATTCAAACTTTTGTCAAGCTATCTGATAAGGCAAGACGTGAAGGTTTGTTAGCATTAGAAACCGAAATGGAAGATATTGAAGATAAGTTTATTCGTAAAGGTATTCTTCTTGCAGTAGACGGAATAGAGCCCGATGTAATTGGTGATATTTTGAACGCAGAAATCTCAGCTATGGAAGAAAGACATCGTAAGGGGAGAGGCATACTTGAAAAAGCAGGTGAATACGCACCTGCGTGGGGGATGATTGGGACATTAATTGGTCTTATTCTAATGTTAAGAAATTTAAGTGACCCATCTACACTTGGACCAAATATGGCAATAGCATTATTAACAACTTTATACGGTTCACTATTGGCTAACCTTGTATTTCTGCCAATGGCAGCAAAACTTGCGAATAAATCAGAAGAAGAAGTGTTCATGAAGCAAATTATTGTTGAGGGTGTTATTGGTGTACAATCAGGTCAAAACCCTAAAATTCTTGAAGAGAAGCTAAGTGCATTTCTTCCAGCAGATCAACGCAACTTCGATGAAGAAGAAGTTGAGAATGATATATTAGGAGAAACAGTAAATGAGGCGTAA
- the acsA gene encoding acetate--CoA ligase: MKVEALSAVSGDYNLKSYEEMYRSFNWKDVEEVFSWSKTNRVNMAYEAIDRHVENGRKNKVALYYRDPERKETYTFKDMKEMSNKAGNVLKQAADVEKGDRVFIFMPRSPELYFTILGAIKLGAIVGPLFEAFMEGAVRDRLEDSEAKVIVTTPELLERVPVDELPHLKHIVLVGSDISEEGPYIDFITRMESADKYLNIEWVDREEGLILHYTSGSTGKPKGVLHVHNAMMQHYQTAKWVLDLKEDDVYWCTADPGWVTGTSYGIFGPWLNGATNVIVGGRFKPESWYQTLEDYGVTVWYSAPTAFRMLMGAGDELVKKFDLKELRHILSVGEPLNPEVIRWGMKVFNLRIHDTWWMTETGGQVICNYPAMEMKPGSMGKPFPGIKAAIVDDQGNELPPYRMGNLAIKKGWPSMMRKIWNNPEKYSSYFIQGDWYVSGDSAYMDEEGYFWFQGRIDDVIMTSGERVGPFEVESKLVEHQAVAEAGVIGKPDPVRGEIIKAFVALREGHEASDELKEDIRQFVKRGLAAHAAPREIEFREKLPKTRSGKIMRRVLKAWELDLPTGDLSTMED, translated from the coding sequence ATGAAGGTGGAAGCGCTTTCTGCGGTCAGTGGGGATTATAATCTAAAAAGTTATGAAGAAATGTATCGGTCGTTTAATTGGAAGGATGTAGAAGAGGTTTTTTCATGGTCAAAAACCAATCGTGTTAATATGGCGTATGAAGCCATTGATCGCCATGTTGAAAATGGACGAAAAAATAAGGTAGCACTTTATTATAGGGATCCTGAACGGAAAGAGACATACACTTTTAAAGACATGAAAGAAATGTCAAACAAAGCAGGTAATGTACTAAAACAAGCTGCTGATGTTGAGAAAGGAGATCGGGTATTTATTTTTATGCCACGCTCTCCAGAGCTATATTTCACAATTCTTGGAGCAATTAAGCTTGGAGCAATTGTAGGACCTCTATTTGAGGCATTTATGGAAGGAGCTGTGCGTGATCGTCTTGAAGACAGTGAGGCAAAAGTCATTGTAACGACACCAGAACTGTTGGAACGAGTACCTGTAGACGAACTTCCACATTTAAAACATATTGTTCTAGTAGGTTCAGATATTTCTGAAGAGGGTCCTTATATCGATTTTATTACTCGTATGGAATCAGCAGATAAATATTTGAATATTGAATGGGTTGATCGTGAAGAGGGTTTAATTTTGCATTATACTTCAGGTTCTACTGGTAAACCAAAGGGAGTTCTCCATGTTCATAATGCAATGATGCAACATTATCAAACTGCTAAATGGGTGCTAGATTTAAAAGAAGATGATGTTTATTGGTGTACAGCAGATCCAGGGTGGGTTACTGGAACATCTTATGGAATTTTTGGACCTTGGTTAAATGGTGCAACAAATGTGATTGTTGGTGGTCGATTTAAACCTGAAAGTTGGTACCAAACGCTTGAGGATTACGGAGTAACTGTATGGTATAGTGCGCCAACAGCATTCCGTATGTTAATGGGTGCTGGTGATGAGCTTGTAAAAAAATTCGACTTAAAAGAACTTCGCCATATATTAAGTGTAGGAGAACCATTAAACCCTGAAGTTATTCGTTGGGGAATGAAAGTGTTTAATTTGAGAATTCATGATACGTGGTGGATGACTGAAACAGGTGGACAAGTAATTTGTAATTATCCAGCAATGGAAATGAAACCAGGTTCAATGGGTAAGCCATTTCCAGGCATTAAGGCTGCAATTGTTGATGATCAAGGAAATGAACTACCACCGTATCGAATGGGGAACTTAGCGATTAAAAAAGGTTGGCCATCTATGATGCGTAAAATATGGAATAATCCTGAAAAATATTCATCTTATTTTATACAAGGTGATTGGTATGTTTCTGGAGATTCAGCTTATATGGATGAAGAAGGATACTTCTGGTTCCAAGGAAGAATTGACGATGTTATCATGACATCGGGTGAGCGAGTTGGACCGTTTGAAGTTGAAAGTAAGTTAGTAGAGCATCAAGCAGTGGCGGAAGCTGGTGTAATCGGAAAACCAGATCCAGTTCGTGGTGAAATCATTAAAGCATTTGTTGCTTTACGTGAAGGACATGAGGCTTCAGATGAATTAAAAGAAGATATTCGTCAGTTTGTTAAGCGAGGCCTTGCAGCACACGCAGCACCACGTGAAATCGAATTCCGTGAAAAGCTACCAAAGACACGTAGTGGTAAAATTATGCGTCGCGTACTAAAGGCTTGGGAATTAGACTTACCTACTGGAGATCTTTCAACAATGGAAGATTAA